A window of Primulina tabacum isolate GXHZ01 chromosome 4, ASM2559414v2, whole genome shotgun sequence contains these coding sequences:
- the LOC142541798 gene encoding secreted RxLR effector protein 161-like: MQGCKLGNTSVARGDKFSLKQCPKGSLEIQEMQKIPYVSAIGSLMYAKVCTRPDIAYIVAVLGRYLSNPGMDHWKAAKHVMRYLKRTCDYMLTYKRSNNLEIMRYSDSDFAGCQDRMRSTSGYVFLLASGAISWRSAKQALAASSTMAAEFIACYEASNHAIWLKNFVTGLRILQEVERPLKLFCGNRSAVLYSNNNRSSTKSKHIDIEFLVVKKRVQSGQISIERIGINSMIADPFTKGLPPNVFHEHTTHMGVIHFDEV, from the coding sequence ATGCAAGGATGTAAACTAGGTAACACCTCAGTCGCTAGAGGAGACAAGTTTAGTCTTAAACAGTGCCCTAAAGGAAGCCTCGAGATTCAAGAAATGCAAAAGATTCCCTATGTTTCGGCTATAGGAAGTCTTATGTATGCTAAAGTTTGTACGCGTCCAGATATTGCGTACATTGTTGCAGTGTTAGGCAGATATTTAAGCAACCCAGGAATGGATCACTGGAAAGCAGCCAAACATGTAATGAGATATCTAAAGAGAACTTGTGATTACATGCTCACATATAAGAGGTCGAATAATCTTGAGATCATGAGATATTCGGACTCCGATTTTGCGGGATGCCAAGATAGAATGAGATCCACTTCAGGCTATGTATTTCTATTGGCTAGCGGAGCTATCTCTTGGAGAAGTGCCAAACAAGCACTAGCAGCTTCTTCCACCATGGCAGCTGAATTTATAGCATGTTACGAGGCATCTAATCATGCAATATGGCTGAAGAATTTTGTCACTGGTCTGCGTATTCTACAAGAGGTGGAAAGACCGTTGAAATTGTTTTGTGGCAATAGATCAGCTGTATTGTATTCCAACAATAATAGGAGCTCGACAAAATCAAAGCACATCGACATCGAGTTCCTTGTCGTGAAAAAAAGAGTACAAAGTGGACAAATTTCGATAGAACGCATAGGAATAAACTCCATGATAGCAGATCCTTTTACGAAAGGTTTGCCACCCAATGTTTTCCATGAGCATACTACTCATATGGGTGTTATTCACTTTGATGAAGTCTAG